A part of Hippea maritima DSM 10411 genomic DNA contains:
- a CDS encoding ribose-phosphate diphosphokinase, with translation MSQLKLISGTANRALAEEISRYLGVGLAEAQISRFSDGEIYVQIDESVRGADVFLIQSLSSPVNDNIMELLVTLDALKRSSASSITVVVPYYAYARQDRKVLPRVPISAKLLADLITTAGADRIMSMDLHAGQIQGFFDIPVDHLYAAPIMLKYIRENMASKDSDLVIVSPDAGGVERARYYAKKLGCSIAIIDKRRPKPNVSEIMHIIGDVKDKVAVIVDDIVDTAGTLTNAAKAIHKEGAKEVYACCTHPVLSGNAIEKINNSPLKELAVTNTITFEKPIPTDKIKVLSVGEIIGEAIRRVYHKESLSAIFD, from the coding sequence ATGTCACAACTTAAGCTCATAAGTGGAACGGCTAATAGGGCTTTGGCAGAGGAGATTTCAAGGTATCTTGGCGTGGGCTTGGCCGAGGCTCAGATCTCAAGGTTTAGCGATGGAGAGATATATGTTCAGATAGATGAGAGTGTCAGGGGTGCTGATGTATTTTTAATACAGTCTTTATCGTCCCCTGTGAACGATAATATTATGGAGCTTTTGGTAACTTTGGATGCCTTAAAAAGATCATCTGCAAGCTCCATAACAGTTGTTGTTCCATACTATGCCTATGCAAGGCAAGATAGAAAGGTTCTTCCAAGAGTTCCTATTTCAGCAAAATTGTTAGCCGATCTTATAACGACTGCAGGTGCAGATAGGATAATGTCTATGGATCTGCACGCTGGGCAGATTCAAGGATTTTTTGATATACCGGTTGACCATCTTTATGCAGCTCCAATAATGCTTAAGTATATAAGGGAAAATATGGCTTCAAAGGATAGTGATTTGGTTATTGTATCTCCTGATGCAGGTGGCGTTGAAAGGGCGAGATACTATGCAAAGAAGCTGGGTTGCTCTATTGCCATAATAGACAAGAGAAGGCCTAAACCCAACGTTAGTGAAATAATGCATATAATAGGTGATGTTAAAGATAAAGTTGCCGTTATAGTTGACGATATAGTTGATACGGCAGGAACATTGACCAATGCAGCTAAGGCTATTCACAAAGAAGGGGCAAAAGAGGTTTATGCTTGTTGTACTCATCCTGTGTTGAGCGGCAATGCAATAGAAAAAATAAATAACTCACCCTTGAAAGAGCTTGCGGTTACCAATACTATAACATTCGAAAAACCTATACCTACGGATAAAATAAAGGTTCTCTCCGTTGGCGAGATAATTGGTGAGGCTATAAGAAGGGTTTATCATAAAGAGTCGCTAAGCGCCATTTTTGATTAA
- the spoVG gene encoding septation regulator SpoVG — protein sequence MEITEVRVSPIEGDEKLKGFATVIFDNEFVVRDLKIISGQKGLFVAMPSRKMKDGSFKDVAHPLNNEMRQKLEKAVLGEYEKAKAEKQEEAQEEE from the coding sequence ATGGAGATTACAGAGGTAAGGGTTAGCCCAATCGAGGGTGATGAGAAGTTAAAGGGTTTTGCAACGGTAATCTTTGACAACGAGTTTGTTGTAAGAGATCTTAAGATCATTAGCGGTCAGAAGGGTTTGTTTGTGGCAATGCCTTCGAGGAAGATGAAGGATGGAAGCTTTAAAGATGTTGCCCATCCTTTAAACAACGAGATGAGACAGAAGTTAGAGAAGGCTGTCTTAGGGGAGTACGAGAAAGCAAAAGCAGAAAAGCAAGAAGAGGCTCAAGAAGAGGAATAA